GCGAGGATCAAGCTGCCGTGTCTCTAGACGAAGACAAAGAGGACACAGAGAACACAGCAGAAGCCGATGACCAGCCCGAAGCCGATGACCAGCAGCCGACACCTCCCGAACAGCCGGTACAGCCTTCACCCCAACAAGAGCCTGATACAAAACAAATTCTTCAGGAAAAAGATAAGCAGCTTATTCAATCTTTGCGTAAAAGTCTGCGTGAACAGCAGGCCATTTCAGAATTAGTAGAAGCTTCAAAAGAAAGCAGCGTAGTAGGTAAAAAGAGATCGATTTTAAAACGGTTATTCAAACGAAAAAAGGACTAAGCTTGTATACGAGCCTAGGTTAAAAAACACCTTTATTTCTGGTCATGGAATTTATGTAAAACAAAGTTTCTAAACTGTTTAACAGCCGGCGATAGATATCTTCCTTCAATCCATGCTAGTCCAATTACTCGGTGGCAGTTGGCTTTAGCTAATGGGATTTTCACTATTTTGCTTTGATCTATTCCGTGTAAATCTGGAAGGATAGAAATTCCTAAGCCGGCTCCTACTAGTCCTGCTACGGTATCAGCTTCCTCTCCTTCAAACATGATGTGAGGCATTCTTCCTGACTCTTCAAATAACTGCTCAAACGTAAGACGAAGAGAAAAGCCTTCTTTTAAGTGAATAAATGATTCCTCAGCAATTTCTTCTAGTGCAATACATTCACGATCAGCATACCGGTGATTTTTCGGTACGATTACAAACAGCTCTTCACTCCAAAGATGCTGCCATTTAATGAACGATTTCTCTTCCATCGGCGCAATCAAACAAAGATCCAGTTCGCCGAGCTCCAGCTGTTCAAGGAGCACGTGCGAAGGACTTTGCCTCAGTTGAAAATTCACCTTAGGATATAAACTGCGAAACGAAGCGATTAAATCTGGAATCAAATCCGTGCTGAGCGTATGTAAAAATCCAAGTGACACCTGCCCTTTTTCAGGATCTAGCAGCGCTTGAATTTCCTCTTGTCCTTTATCAAATTCTTTCATTATGTTATCTACACGCTTTAAAAAAACTTTACCATATTGATTTAATATAATGGAACGTCCTTGCCGGTCAAATAGCGGTGCTCCTACTTCCTCTTCAAAACGAGCGATTGAACGACTGAGCGCAGGCTGCGTAATTAACAGCTCTTCTGCTGCGCGCGTCATATGCTGCGTACGTGCTAGCGTTTGAAAATATTTAAACTGCTGCCATTCCACTTTGTACCATCTCCTTATCAAGCGGCTCTACTCATTACATAGATGTATGAAAAATATGATTATAATGAATTATACATTATAAATAGCAGGTGTTACGATAAAAAATGGAAACATACTCGAGGATGTTTTTAGTTTCTTTTAACGACTGCTGTATACAGCTCCTACAAAATTTTATAATCATCATTTTCTAGCAGAAAGAAGGATTTGTTATGAAACGTATCGTACATCTGAGAAAGCGTAAGCTGGTTGCTCTATGAGTTACATAAAAAAAGGAACGCCCGTTTTTCGCAAAACGAGCTTTGCATTTTTTGCAGCCGGGTTCAATACATTTGCGATTTTATACTGCGCACAGCCTTTAATGCTGGCGTTCACAAAAGAATTTCATATTTCTCCAACAACTTCTAGCCTATCACTTTCCGTTACAACCATAGCTTTGGCTATTAGTATGCTTATTTTCGGTTCGCTATCGGAAGTTTGGGGAAGAAAGCCTGTCATGGTCTATTCCATGCTTGCCGCTTCTTTATTATGCCTGTTGACTGCATGGAGCCCTACTTTTCATATTCTGCTATTTTTCCGAATAATGGTAGGAATTACACTAGCCGGTCTACCTTCAGTGGCAATGGCTTATTTAGGGGAAGAAATCGAAGCTAAAAGCCTTGGTTCAGCAATGGGCCTCTATATAAGCGGCAATGCAATTGGCGCCGTTGGCGGAAGAGTGATTTCCGGAACGCTTAGTGAGTATTTCGGCTGGCACGGTGCAATAGCAGGAATTGGTATTATAAGTATAGCAGCGACCGTTATCTTTTGGATTAGCCTCCCTCCTTCACAGCACTTTCAATCTCGTAAATTAGAAGTTGGAAAGTTAGGGAAATCGTTACTTGATCATCTTAAAGATCCGAGGTTAGTTTGTTTATATGGCTTAGGATTTTTGTTGTTAGGCAGCAACGTCGCCTTATTTAACTATATTGGGTATGTACTAACGGCTCCACCTTATTCCTTAAGCCAAACGATTGTCAGCTGGGTCTTTTTAATTCTTATTATCGGAATGTTTAGTTCGGTGTGGACCGGCAGACTGGTAGACCGCTACGGAAAACAAAAAATACTTATGATCAACCTTTCGATTACGCTAGCTGGTGTGATTTTAACGTTAGATCCTGCTTTACTTGCTAAAGTAGCTGGCTTGGGCTTGTTTACGTTTGGGTTTTTCGGCAGCCATTCGATTGCCAGCAGCTGGGTAGGTCAGCGCGCTTTAACAAATAAAGCTCAGGCTTCTTCACTTTATTTGTTTCTATATTACACGGGGTCAAGCGTAGGCGGAACGCTCGGAGGAGTCTTTTGGTCGATGTTCGGCTGGAAAGGCCTTATTTGTATGATTATTGTTTTTTTACTGATTGCTTTTATCCTTTCCGGTTTTCTTTTAAAAAGCTCAGTAAAGGCAAGACGCGTTACAAATGTTAAGGAAAGTTATTAAATGAAGGAAAGCTAATTGGGATGTCCTATTATCTAGATCAAGAAGTAGAAAAATACACATCAAAAAAGACCCCCTAAAAAAGGTCTTTTTTGATGCAGTCATTATGTAACTATTTATATTACTTATTTATCCTAAATCCTACTTACCTCTTGCAGTTGATTCTTTTGCGCACATTTCACCATTTAATACAAGATGAATTTATAAACAAGCAAGTTTTAGAAAATTACAATTGCCGAATAAATAAGCAACACGCACATTATTACATTTATTTTTTTATCATATTTTGCAAATAGTTTTTTAAATACAGAACCAAATGCAGTCCACAGTAGCAATGCGGTGCACCCTATAAATATCGTTAGACACACCAAAAAGAGTACAGCTGGTTTTGAATTAGCATAAGGGAGCACAAAAGTTGTCATGGCCGTTAAAAAATACAAAATACTTTTTACATTGAGAATTTGAAAAAACAGCCCCGAAAAAAAAGAAGAATGTGTACAGGAATCATCCTCTTTTTTCTTCTTAGAAAAAGCCATTTGCCATGCTAGGTAAACTAAATAGGCCGCACCAACGATCTTAAAGTAAGGTTCTACCATTGGTATCCACTGATACAGACTTGTTGCTAATAATGCAGTTACTACACCTAGAATAATAAACCCCAACATAATTCCACCGCTGAAGCGTAGGGATCTTCTGAATCCAAACCTTCTCCCTTCGTTCATTACCAAGATATTACTTGGGCCTGGAGTAAAAGATGTAATAATTAAATAGGAAAGGAATGCTGTAAAATTCATATAGTTAATTTCTCCTCTTACTAAAAAATTGTTGAATGAGTTACGTGCTTCATTGTAATATAAGCCTATCTATCGGTAAAATTGAAATAACAAATAACTACTATCGTTTTTTTAAATAGATAAGAGGAGTTTATGACCAATGGAGATACGACAATTTACTACGTTTCGAACGATTATCGATGTGGGGAGCTATACAAATGCGGCTCTAAAATTAGGCTATACTCAGTCAA
The genomic region above belongs to Priestia megaterium and contains:
- a CDS encoding LysR family transcriptional regulator; translated protein: MEWQQFKYFQTLARTQHMTRAAEELLITQPALSRSIARFEEEVGAPLFDRQGRSIILNQYGKVFLKRVDNIMKEFDKGQEEIQALLDPEKGQVSLGFLHTLSTDLIPDLIASFRSLYPKVNFQLRQSPSHVLLEQLELGELDLCLIAPMEEKSFIKWQHLWSEELFVIVPKNHRYADRECIALEEIAEESFIHLKEGFSLRLTFEQLFEESGRMPHIMFEGEEADTVAGLVGAGLGISILPDLHGIDQSKIVKIPLAKANCHRVIGLAWIEGRYLSPAVKQFRNFVLHKFHDQK
- a CDS encoding LysE family transporter produces the protein MNFTAFLSYLIITSFTPGPSNILVMNEGRRFGFRRSLRFSGGIMLGFIILGVVTALLATSLYQWIPMVEPYFKIVGAAYLVYLAWQMAFSKKKKEDDSCTHSSFFSGLFFQILNVKSILYFLTAMTTFVLPYANSKPAVLFLVCLTIFIGCTALLLWTAFGSVFKKLFAKYDKKINVIMCVLLIYSAIVIF
- a CDS encoding MFS transporter; protein product: MSYIKKGTPVFRKTSFAFFAAGFNTFAILYCAQPLMLAFTKEFHISPTTSSLSLSVTTIALAISMLIFGSLSEVWGRKPVMVYSMLAASLLCLLTAWSPTFHILLFFRIMVGITLAGLPSVAMAYLGEEIEAKSLGSAMGLYISGNAIGAVGGRVISGTLSEYFGWHGAIAGIGIISIAATVIFWISLPPSQHFQSRKLEVGKLGKSLLDHLKDPRLVCLYGLGFLLLGSNVALFNYIGYVLTAPPYSLSQTIVSWVFLILIIGMFSSVWTGRLVDRYGKQKILMINLSITLAGVILTLDPALLAKVAGLGLFTFGFFGSHSIASSWVGQRALTNKAQASSLYLFLYYTGSSVGGTLGGVFWSMFGWKGLICMIIVFLLIAFILSGFLLKSSVKARRVTNVKESY
- a CDS encoding MerR family transcriptional regulator, yielding MTKWLSVKELSEETSIPTSTIRRYIDKFEDFFIQKEDHRPKQYEAAAATVLLKIKQLYDEGCQAEEINEALQKEFSLTTSEDQAAVSLDEDKEDTENTAEADDQPEADDQQPTPPEQPVQPSPQQEPDTKQILQEKDKQLIQSLRKSLREQQAISELVEASKESSVVGKKRSILKRLFKRKKD